Proteins encoded by one window of Salvia splendens isolate huo1 chromosome 5, SspV2, whole genome shotgun sequence:
- the LOC121804434 gene encoding COP1-interacting protein 7-like isoform X3 yields the protein MKQSTRLSSAVFQLTPTRTRKEKIASGLLNPFLAHLKTAQDQIDKGGYSILLEPETGSDASWFTKATLKRFVRFVSTPEILERVYTIETEIVHIGEAIALQSCNDIGQSNVESQRGKSLGGYEGGKSVASANDEKAIVLYTPGALPPVANGPCSQEENPKVQLLKVLETRKTALQKEQGMAFARAVAAGFDIDHVAALVSFAECFGALRLMEACSRFIDLWKCKHETGQWLDIEASEALSPQPNFSTVKASGIVLSSPCKDDSNHELASEHIGKSGSHNAADNLASNGQQEHFQGQVPHLVYPPWPMHASPGGQPVFQAYPVQGMPYYHPYTGNGPFVQPHHYSLEHSPSNLGSHLGQNRQRPDVRDSNNESEMKETGRTSSLDDTESDEETSQSRRSRKISGGSSKKKSGRVVIRNINFINSKGKKSGSDTNSESHSDMDAESENVDEDVINRSSKRGGSQLRSVDRLNLNHDDVSVMGKNTDDRHWQAFQDCLLRGKDEDADADNEGMFAMEKDVKLKRHANAASDDPLALGAHDGDEMQDNRMKDIHGINGSASRRLRGCGNEVQFASADSDFRESGGRRDIQCSESNGKKILYSTTHEDYMIGNKLSQTNIRNPSDPLALNRYENTNKNDRESSPGLADETLVGPLRSMSLDQDGVTDRNVIDMDSELPSKYQKSGPKGNKIKVEYEPNDLSMIPERGIDKRSIVYDPALDYEMQVCAELSGKKGGKDVTNVKGGLKKSDKDRRARVASESLQKQRTGGPLRKAKPSKMNPLEDARARADSLRTYKADLQKMKKEQEEAQRKRLETLKLERQKRIAAKGGTSGVKAFTPSPQAKQLHTKTSPATNRASKFSDSEPGSSSPLQRSKVRTSVGSGVLNKTSKASVLSEGSQKAGNRLIRSATSLSETKRETNGITPEPKASMSRIRRLSDPKTVTNSPVIAMKARSAEAVLKRKLPDGPERNKVSAIINLDRRKAATLPELKIKTGKLPVNADETISKVKEGQKVIGARPSVAPEKAELNAKICNQTRELDIDENPIVEKTVVVLESEKPSAPTLKSLERKLEVKSSYSEKDAPNFASNSASEPPYRATHARASSLEDPSTHRTEYGKAPLASSAMPPRAEETLKAHVLDVKALKMEINQVHSEKTSTKESSKGLRRLLKFGKKNHSSSVDRSVDSECTTADGSDHDNAKKMTSTGEVHTLKNLISQDESSPDGSAPQKTSRHFSLLSSFRIKSSEKKQAS from the exons ATGAAGCAGAGCACTCGCCTCAGCTCGGCTGTTTTTCAGCTCACTCCAACTCGGACTAG GAAAGAGAAAATTGCTTCTGGATTGCTAAATCCATTTCTTGCACACCTAAAGACTGCCCAAGATCAAATTGATAAAGGTGGTTATTCAATTTTGCTTGAACCAGAAACCGGAAGTGATGCATCATGGTTTACAAAGGCCACTCTGAAAAG GTTTGTTCGTTTTGTGAGCACCCCTGAGATCTTGGAACGTGTCTATACAATAGAAACTGAGATCGTACATATTGGGGAGGCAATTGCATTGCAGAGCTGCAATGATATCGGGCAAAGCAAT GTGGAAAGCCAACGAGGGAAATCCCTGGGAGGCTATGAAG GTGGCAAATCTGTGGCAAGTGCTAATGATGAGAAAGCTATTGTCCTGTACACG CCTGGAGCGCTGCCACCTGTAGCTAATGGGCCATGCTCACAGGAGGAGAATCCAAA AGTTCAGCTTCTGAAAGTCCTTGAGACCCGTAAAACAGCTCTTCAAAAAGAGCAAGGAATGGCCTTTGCACGTGCTGTAGCAGCAGGTTTTGATATTGATCATGTGGCAGCTCTTGTTTCCTTTGCTGAGTGTTTTGGAGCTTTACGATTAAT GGAGGCATGCTCAAGGTTTATAGATCTCTGGAAGTGTAAGCATGAAACCGGACAGTGGCTTGATATTGAAGCATCAGAAGCATTGTCCCCACAACCAAACTTCTCCACAGTTAAAGCATCTGGCATTGTTCTCTCTAGCCCATGCAAAGATGACTCCAACCATGAGCTGGCCTCTGAGCATATCGGGAAATCAGGGTCACATAATGCTG CAGATAACCTGGCTTCTAATGGTCAACAAGAACACTTTCAAGGACAAGTTCCTCATCTCGTATATCCTCCATGGCCTATGCATGCTTCACCTGGTGGTCAACCAGTATTTCAAGCATACCCTGTGCAAGGAATGCCTTACTATCACCCGTATACTGGTAATGGCCCTTTTGTGCAGCCACATCACTACTCTCTTGAACACTCCCCATCGAATTTAGGTTCTCATTTAGGACAGAACAGACAACGACCTGATGTTAGGGATAGTAATAATGAGTCAGAGATGAAAGAGACTGGTAGAACAAGTTCTTTGGATGACACTGAATCTGATGAAGAAACTTCACAGAGTAGGAGGTCACGGAAAATATCAGGAGGCTCTAGCAAAAAGAAATCTGGCAGGGTTGTAATACGAAATATTAACTTCATCAATTCTAAAGGGAAGAAATCTGGCAGTGACACAAATTCAGAATCACATTCGGACATGGATGCAGAAAGTGAAAATGTGGATGAAGATGTGATTAATAGATCTTCCAAAAGAGGAGGAAGCCAGCTGAGATCTGTTGATAGGTTGAATTTAAACCATGATGATGTCTCTGTTATGGGCAAAAATACTGATGATAGGCACTGGCAGGCATTTCAAGATTGTTTACTGAGAGGCAAAGATGAAGATGCTGATGCTGACAATGAAGGAATGTTTGCGATGGAAAAGGATGTGAAATTGAAGAGACATGCAAATGCTGCCAGTGATGACCCATTGGCTCTGGGTGCACACGATGGGGATGAAATGCAAGATAATAGGATGAAAGACATCCACGGAATCAATGGAAGTGCTTCTCGTAGGCTCAGGGGATGTGGTAACGAAGTTCAATTTGCAAGTGCTGATAGTGACTTCAGGGAAAGCGGTGGTCGAAGAGATATCCAGTGTTCTGAAAGTAATGGAAAAAAGATTCTATATAGTACAACACATGAAGATTATATGATTGGCAATAAATTGAGCCAGACTAATATTAGGAATCCATCAGATCCACTAGCTCTCAATAGGTATGAGAATACTAATAAGAATGATAGAGAATCATCACCTGGATTGGCTGATGAAACCTTGGTTGGACCACTTAGGTCAATGTCATTAGATCAAGATGGAGTAACAGATAGAAATGTTATTGACATGGATTCTGAGCTTccatcaaaatatcaaaagtcGGGCCCCAAGGGAAACAAAATCAAAGTAGAGTATGAGCCTAATGATTTGAGCATGATACCTGAAAGGGGAATTGATAAGAGGTCTATTGTATATGACCCTGCTCTAGACTACGAAATGCAGGTATGTGCTGAATTGTCAGGAAAGAAAGGGGGGAAAGATGTTACTAATGTGAAGGGCGGATTAAAGAAATCAGACAAGGATAGGAGGGCAAGGGTTGCATCAGAATCGTTGCAGAAGCAAAGAACTGGGGGCCCTTTGAGAAAGGCCAAACCGTCGAAGATGAACCCCTTGGAGGATGCACGAGCCCGTGCTGATAGTTTAAGAACTTACAAAGCTGATCTtcaaaaaatgaagaaagagCAG gAGGAGGCACAAAGAAAGCGACTTGAAACTTTAAAGCTAGAAAGGCAAAAAAGAATTGCTGCTAAGGGTGGTACCAGTGGGGTGAAAGCATTCACACCCTCACCTCAGGCTAAACAATTACACACTAAAACTTCTCCAGCAACTAATAGAGCATCAAAGTTCAGTGATTCAGAGCCTGGATCGTCGTCCCCATTGCAAAGATCCAAAGTCCGAACTTCAGTTGGGTCAGGTGTGTTGAATAAAACCTCTAAGGCTAGTGTATTAAGTGAGGGTAGCCAAAAGGCAGGGAATAGGTTAATCAGGTCTGCAACTTCGTTGTCTGAGACAAAAAGAGAAACCAATGGCATAACACCCGAGCCTAAGGCCTCCATGTCTCGGATTAGAAGGTTATCAGATCCCAAAACAGTCACCAACTCTCCTGTAATCGCAATGAAAGCCCGAAGTGCTGAAGCGGTATTAAAGCGAAAGTTGCCAGATGGCCCTGAGAGGAACAAAGTATCTGCTATTATCAACCTTGACCGAAGGAAGGCTGCAACTCTACCTGAATTGAAGATCAAAACAGGGAAGTTGCCTGTGAATGCTGATGAGACCATATCAAAAGTGAAGGAAGGACAGAAGGTAATTGGAGCAAGGCCTTCTGTAGCTCCAGAAAAGGCTGAACTAAATGCAAAGATCTGCAATCAAACACGTGAACTTGACATAGATGAGAACCCTATAGTTGAGAAGACTGTTGTTGTCCTTGAGTCTGAGAAGCCTTCTGCTCCAACACTAAAATCACTGGAAAGAAAGCTGGAG GTAAAGAGTTCCTACTCGGAGAAGGATGCTCCAAACTTTGCCAGCAATAGTGCTTCTGAACCACCTTATAGGGCCACTCATGCTCGTGCCTCCTCTTTGGAAGACCCTTCCACTCACCGTACAGAGTATGGCAAGGCACCATTAGCAAGTTCAGCAATGCCTCCAAGAGCTGAAGAAACTCTTAAAGCACATGTACTTGATGTGAAAGCCCTCAAGATGGAGATAAATCAAGTACATTCAGAGAAGACGTCCACAAAAGAATCATCTAAAGGTTTGAGGAGGCTGTTGAAATTTGGAAAGAAGAATCACTCATCATCAGTAGATCGAAGTGTTGACTCAGA
- the LOC121804434 gene encoding COP1-interacting protein 7-like isoform X2: MKQSTRLSSAVFQLTPTRTRCDLIIIANDRKEKIASGLLNPFLAHLKTAQDQIDKGGYSILLEPETGSDASWFTKATLKRFVRFVSTPEILERVYTIETEIVHIGEAIALQSCNDIGQSNVESQRGKSLGGYEGGKSVASANDEKAIVLYTPGALPPVANGPCSQEENPKVQLLKVLETRKTALQKEQGMAFARAVAAGFDIDHVAALVSFAECFGALRLMEACSRFIDLWKCKHETGQWLDIEASEALSPQPNFSTVKASGIVLSSPCKDDSNHELASEHIGKSGSHNADNLASNGQQEHFQGQVPHLVYPPWPMHASPGGQPVFQAYPVQGMPYYHPYTGNGPFVQPHHYSLEHSPSNLGSHLGQNRQRPDVRDSNNESEMKETGRTSSLDDTESDEETSQSRRSRKISGGSSKKKSGRVVIRNINFINSKGKKSGSDTNSESHSDMDAESENVDEDVINRSSKRGGSQLRSVDRLNLNHDDVSVMGKNTDDRHWQAFQDCLLRGKDEDADADNEGMFAMEKDVKLKRHANAASDDPLALGAHDGDEMQDNRMKDIHGINGSASRRLRGCGNEVQFASADSDFRESGGRRDIQCSESNGKKILYSTTHEDYMIGNKLSQTNIRNPSDPLALNRYENTNKNDRESSPGLADETLVGPLRSMSLDQDGVTDRNVIDMDSELPSKYQKSGPKGNKIKVEYEPNDLSMIPERGIDKRSIVYDPALDYEMQVCAELSGKKGGKDVTNVKGGLKKSDKDRRARVASESLQKQRTGGPLRKAKPSKMNPLEDARARADSLRTYKADLQKMKKEQEEAQRKRLETLKLERQKRIAAKGGTSGVKAFTPSPQAKQLHTKTSPATNRASKFSDSEPGSSSPLQRSKVRTSVGSGVLNKTSKASVLSEGSQKAGNRLIRSATSLSETKRETNGITPEPKASMSRIRRLSDPKTVTNSPVIAMKARSAEAVLKRKLPDGPERNKVSAIINLDRRKAATLPELKIKTGKLPVNADETISKVKEGQKVIGARPSVAPEKAELNAKICNQTRELDIDENPIVEKTVVVLESEKPSAPTLKSLERKLEVKSSYSEKDAPNFASNSASEPPYRATHARASSLEDPSTHRTEYGKAPLASSAMPPRAEETLKAHVLDVKALKMEINQVHSEKTSTKESSKGLRRLLKFGKKNHSSSVDRSVDSECTTADGSDHDNAKKMTSTGEVHTLKNLISQDESSPDGSAPQKTSRHFSLLSSFRIKSSEKKQAS, encoded by the exons ATGAAGCAGAGCACTCGCCTCAGCTCGGCTGTTTTTCAGCTCACTCCAACTCGGACTAG GTGTGATTTGATTATCATAGCAAACGACAGGAAAGAGAAAATTGCTTCTGGATTGCTAAATCCATTTCTTGCACACCTAAAGACTGCCCAAGATCAAATTGATAAAGGTGGTTATTCAATTTTGCTTGAACCAGAAACCGGAAGTGATGCATCATGGTTTACAAAGGCCACTCTGAAAAG GTTTGTTCGTTTTGTGAGCACCCCTGAGATCTTGGAACGTGTCTATACAATAGAAACTGAGATCGTACATATTGGGGAGGCAATTGCATTGCAGAGCTGCAATGATATCGGGCAAAGCAAT GTGGAAAGCCAACGAGGGAAATCCCTGGGAGGCTATGAAG GTGGCAAATCTGTGGCAAGTGCTAATGATGAGAAAGCTATTGTCCTGTACACG CCTGGAGCGCTGCCACCTGTAGCTAATGGGCCATGCTCACAGGAGGAGAATCCAAA AGTTCAGCTTCTGAAAGTCCTTGAGACCCGTAAAACAGCTCTTCAAAAAGAGCAAGGAATGGCCTTTGCACGTGCTGTAGCAGCAGGTTTTGATATTGATCATGTGGCAGCTCTTGTTTCCTTTGCTGAGTGTTTTGGAGCTTTACGATTAAT GGAGGCATGCTCAAGGTTTATAGATCTCTGGAAGTGTAAGCATGAAACCGGACAGTGGCTTGATATTGAAGCATCAGAAGCATTGTCCCCACAACCAAACTTCTCCACAGTTAAAGCATCTGGCATTGTTCTCTCTAGCCCATGCAAAGATGACTCCAACCATGAGCTGGCCTCTGAGCATATCGGGAAATCAGGGTCACATAATGCTG ATAACCTGGCTTCTAATGGTCAACAAGAACACTTTCAAGGACAAGTTCCTCATCTCGTATATCCTCCATGGCCTATGCATGCTTCACCTGGTGGTCAACCAGTATTTCAAGCATACCCTGTGCAAGGAATGCCTTACTATCACCCGTATACTGGTAATGGCCCTTTTGTGCAGCCACATCACTACTCTCTTGAACACTCCCCATCGAATTTAGGTTCTCATTTAGGACAGAACAGACAACGACCTGATGTTAGGGATAGTAATAATGAGTCAGAGATGAAAGAGACTGGTAGAACAAGTTCTTTGGATGACACTGAATCTGATGAAGAAACTTCACAGAGTAGGAGGTCACGGAAAATATCAGGAGGCTCTAGCAAAAAGAAATCTGGCAGGGTTGTAATACGAAATATTAACTTCATCAATTCTAAAGGGAAGAAATCTGGCAGTGACACAAATTCAGAATCACATTCGGACATGGATGCAGAAAGTGAAAATGTGGATGAAGATGTGATTAATAGATCTTCCAAAAGAGGAGGAAGCCAGCTGAGATCTGTTGATAGGTTGAATTTAAACCATGATGATGTCTCTGTTATGGGCAAAAATACTGATGATAGGCACTGGCAGGCATTTCAAGATTGTTTACTGAGAGGCAAAGATGAAGATGCTGATGCTGACAATGAAGGAATGTTTGCGATGGAAAAGGATGTGAAATTGAAGAGACATGCAAATGCTGCCAGTGATGACCCATTGGCTCTGGGTGCACACGATGGGGATGAAATGCAAGATAATAGGATGAAAGACATCCACGGAATCAATGGAAGTGCTTCTCGTAGGCTCAGGGGATGTGGTAACGAAGTTCAATTTGCAAGTGCTGATAGTGACTTCAGGGAAAGCGGTGGTCGAAGAGATATCCAGTGTTCTGAAAGTAATGGAAAAAAGATTCTATATAGTACAACACATGAAGATTATATGATTGGCAATAAATTGAGCCAGACTAATATTAGGAATCCATCAGATCCACTAGCTCTCAATAGGTATGAGAATACTAATAAGAATGATAGAGAATCATCACCTGGATTGGCTGATGAAACCTTGGTTGGACCACTTAGGTCAATGTCATTAGATCAAGATGGAGTAACAGATAGAAATGTTATTGACATGGATTCTGAGCTTccatcaaaatatcaaaagtcGGGCCCCAAGGGAAACAAAATCAAAGTAGAGTATGAGCCTAATGATTTGAGCATGATACCTGAAAGGGGAATTGATAAGAGGTCTATTGTATATGACCCTGCTCTAGACTACGAAATGCAGGTATGTGCTGAATTGTCAGGAAAGAAAGGGGGGAAAGATGTTACTAATGTGAAGGGCGGATTAAAGAAATCAGACAAGGATAGGAGGGCAAGGGTTGCATCAGAATCGTTGCAGAAGCAAAGAACTGGGGGCCCTTTGAGAAAGGCCAAACCGTCGAAGATGAACCCCTTGGAGGATGCACGAGCCCGTGCTGATAGTTTAAGAACTTACAAAGCTGATCTtcaaaaaatgaagaaagagCAG gAGGAGGCACAAAGAAAGCGACTTGAAACTTTAAAGCTAGAAAGGCAAAAAAGAATTGCTGCTAAGGGTGGTACCAGTGGGGTGAAAGCATTCACACCCTCACCTCAGGCTAAACAATTACACACTAAAACTTCTCCAGCAACTAATAGAGCATCAAAGTTCAGTGATTCAGAGCCTGGATCGTCGTCCCCATTGCAAAGATCCAAAGTCCGAACTTCAGTTGGGTCAGGTGTGTTGAATAAAACCTCTAAGGCTAGTGTATTAAGTGAGGGTAGCCAAAAGGCAGGGAATAGGTTAATCAGGTCTGCAACTTCGTTGTCTGAGACAAAAAGAGAAACCAATGGCATAACACCCGAGCCTAAGGCCTCCATGTCTCGGATTAGAAGGTTATCAGATCCCAAAACAGTCACCAACTCTCCTGTAATCGCAATGAAAGCCCGAAGTGCTGAAGCGGTATTAAAGCGAAAGTTGCCAGATGGCCCTGAGAGGAACAAAGTATCTGCTATTATCAACCTTGACCGAAGGAAGGCTGCAACTCTACCTGAATTGAAGATCAAAACAGGGAAGTTGCCTGTGAATGCTGATGAGACCATATCAAAAGTGAAGGAAGGACAGAAGGTAATTGGAGCAAGGCCTTCTGTAGCTCCAGAAAAGGCTGAACTAAATGCAAAGATCTGCAATCAAACACGTGAACTTGACATAGATGAGAACCCTATAGTTGAGAAGACTGTTGTTGTCCTTGAGTCTGAGAAGCCTTCTGCTCCAACACTAAAATCACTGGAAAGAAAGCTGGAG GTAAAGAGTTCCTACTCGGAGAAGGATGCTCCAAACTTTGCCAGCAATAGTGCTTCTGAACCACCTTATAGGGCCACTCATGCTCGTGCCTCCTCTTTGGAAGACCCTTCCACTCACCGTACAGAGTATGGCAAGGCACCATTAGCAAGTTCAGCAATGCCTCCAAGAGCTGAAGAAACTCTTAAAGCACATGTACTTGATGTGAAAGCCCTCAAGATGGAGATAAATCAAGTACATTCAGAGAAGACGTCCACAAAAGAATCATCTAAAGGTTTGAGGAGGCTGTTGAAATTTGGAAAGAAGAATCACTCATCATCAGTAGATCGAAGTGTTGACTCAGA
- the LOC121804434 gene encoding COP1-interacting protein 7-like isoform X1, with amino-acid sequence MKQSTRLSSAVFQLTPTRTRCDLIIIANDRKEKIASGLLNPFLAHLKTAQDQIDKGGYSILLEPETGSDASWFTKATLKRFVRFVSTPEILERVYTIETEIVHIGEAIALQSCNDIGQSNVESQRGKSLGGYEGGKSVASANDEKAIVLYTPGALPPVANGPCSQEENPKVQLLKVLETRKTALQKEQGMAFARAVAAGFDIDHVAALVSFAECFGALRLMEACSRFIDLWKCKHETGQWLDIEASEALSPQPNFSTVKASGIVLSSPCKDDSNHELASEHIGKSGSHNAADNLASNGQQEHFQGQVPHLVYPPWPMHASPGGQPVFQAYPVQGMPYYHPYTGNGPFVQPHHYSLEHSPSNLGSHLGQNRQRPDVRDSNNESEMKETGRTSSLDDTESDEETSQSRRSRKISGGSSKKKSGRVVIRNINFINSKGKKSGSDTNSESHSDMDAESENVDEDVINRSSKRGGSQLRSVDRLNLNHDDVSVMGKNTDDRHWQAFQDCLLRGKDEDADADNEGMFAMEKDVKLKRHANAASDDPLALGAHDGDEMQDNRMKDIHGINGSASRRLRGCGNEVQFASADSDFRESGGRRDIQCSESNGKKILYSTTHEDYMIGNKLSQTNIRNPSDPLALNRYENTNKNDRESSPGLADETLVGPLRSMSLDQDGVTDRNVIDMDSELPSKYQKSGPKGNKIKVEYEPNDLSMIPERGIDKRSIVYDPALDYEMQVCAELSGKKGGKDVTNVKGGLKKSDKDRRARVASESLQKQRTGGPLRKAKPSKMNPLEDARARADSLRTYKADLQKMKKEQEEAQRKRLETLKLERQKRIAAKGGTSGVKAFTPSPQAKQLHTKTSPATNRASKFSDSEPGSSSPLQRSKVRTSVGSGVLNKTSKASVLSEGSQKAGNRLIRSATSLSETKRETNGITPEPKASMSRIRRLSDPKTVTNSPVIAMKARSAEAVLKRKLPDGPERNKVSAIINLDRRKAATLPELKIKTGKLPVNADETISKVKEGQKVIGARPSVAPEKAELNAKICNQTRELDIDENPIVEKTVVVLESEKPSAPTLKSLERKLEVKSSYSEKDAPNFASNSASEPPYRATHARASSLEDPSTHRTEYGKAPLASSAMPPRAEETLKAHVLDVKALKMEINQVHSEKTSTKESSKGLRRLLKFGKKNHSSSVDRSVDSECTTADGSDHDNAKKMTSTGEVHTLKNLISQDESSPDGSAPQKTSRHFSLLSSFRIKSSEKKQAS; translated from the exons ATGAAGCAGAGCACTCGCCTCAGCTCGGCTGTTTTTCAGCTCACTCCAACTCGGACTAG GTGTGATTTGATTATCATAGCAAACGACAGGAAAGAGAAAATTGCTTCTGGATTGCTAAATCCATTTCTTGCACACCTAAAGACTGCCCAAGATCAAATTGATAAAGGTGGTTATTCAATTTTGCTTGAACCAGAAACCGGAAGTGATGCATCATGGTTTACAAAGGCCACTCTGAAAAG GTTTGTTCGTTTTGTGAGCACCCCTGAGATCTTGGAACGTGTCTATACAATAGAAACTGAGATCGTACATATTGGGGAGGCAATTGCATTGCAGAGCTGCAATGATATCGGGCAAAGCAAT GTGGAAAGCCAACGAGGGAAATCCCTGGGAGGCTATGAAG GTGGCAAATCTGTGGCAAGTGCTAATGATGAGAAAGCTATTGTCCTGTACACG CCTGGAGCGCTGCCACCTGTAGCTAATGGGCCATGCTCACAGGAGGAGAATCCAAA AGTTCAGCTTCTGAAAGTCCTTGAGACCCGTAAAACAGCTCTTCAAAAAGAGCAAGGAATGGCCTTTGCACGTGCTGTAGCAGCAGGTTTTGATATTGATCATGTGGCAGCTCTTGTTTCCTTTGCTGAGTGTTTTGGAGCTTTACGATTAAT GGAGGCATGCTCAAGGTTTATAGATCTCTGGAAGTGTAAGCATGAAACCGGACAGTGGCTTGATATTGAAGCATCAGAAGCATTGTCCCCACAACCAAACTTCTCCACAGTTAAAGCATCTGGCATTGTTCTCTCTAGCCCATGCAAAGATGACTCCAACCATGAGCTGGCCTCTGAGCATATCGGGAAATCAGGGTCACATAATGCTG CAGATAACCTGGCTTCTAATGGTCAACAAGAACACTTTCAAGGACAAGTTCCTCATCTCGTATATCCTCCATGGCCTATGCATGCTTCACCTGGTGGTCAACCAGTATTTCAAGCATACCCTGTGCAAGGAATGCCTTACTATCACCCGTATACTGGTAATGGCCCTTTTGTGCAGCCACATCACTACTCTCTTGAACACTCCCCATCGAATTTAGGTTCTCATTTAGGACAGAACAGACAACGACCTGATGTTAGGGATAGTAATAATGAGTCAGAGATGAAAGAGACTGGTAGAACAAGTTCTTTGGATGACACTGAATCTGATGAAGAAACTTCACAGAGTAGGAGGTCACGGAAAATATCAGGAGGCTCTAGCAAAAAGAAATCTGGCAGGGTTGTAATACGAAATATTAACTTCATCAATTCTAAAGGGAAGAAATCTGGCAGTGACACAAATTCAGAATCACATTCGGACATGGATGCAGAAAGTGAAAATGTGGATGAAGATGTGATTAATAGATCTTCCAAAAGAGGAGGAAGCCAGCTGAGATCTGTTGATAGGTTGAATTTAAACCATGATGATGTCTCTGTTATGGGCAAAAATACTGATGATAGGCACTGGCAGGCATTTCAAGATTGTTTACTGAGAGGCAAAGATGAAGATGCTGATGCTGACAATGAAGGAATGTTTGCGATGGAAAAGGATGTGAAATTGAAGAGACATGCAAATGCTGCCAGTGATGACCCATTGGCTCTGGGTGCACACGATGGGGATGAAATGCAAGATAATAGGATGAAAGACATCCACGGAATCAATGGAAGTGCTTCTCGTAGGCTCAGGGGATGTGGTAACGAAGTTCAATTTGCAAGTGCTGATAGTGACTTCAGGGAAAGCGGTGGTCGAAGAGATATCCAGTGTTCTGAAAGTAATGGAAAAAAGATTCTATATAGTACAACACATGAAGATTATATGATTGGCAATAAATTGAGCCAGACTAATATTAGGAATCCATCAGATCCACTAGCTCTCAATAGGTATGAGAATACTAATAAGAATGATAGAGAATCATCACCTGGATTGGCTGATGAAACCTTGGTTGGACCACTTAGGTCAATGTCATTAGATCAAGATGGAGTAACAGATAGAAATGTTATTGACATGGATTCTGAGCTTccatcaaaatatcaaaagtcGGGCCCCAAGGGAAACAAAATCAAAGTAGAGTATGAGCCTAATGATTTGAGCATGATACCTGAAAGGGGAATTGATAAGAGGTCTATTGTATATGACCCTGCTCTAGACTACGAAATGCAGGTATGTGCTGAATTGTCAGGAAAGAAAGGGGGGAAAGATGTTACTAATGTGAAGGGCGGATTAAAGAAATCAGACAAGGATAGGAGGGCAAGGGTTGCATCAGAATCGTTGCAGAAGCAAAGAACTGGGGGCCCTTTGAGAAAGGCCAAACCGTCGAAGATGAACCCCTTGGAGGATGCACGAGCCCGTGCTGATAGTTTAAGAACTTACAAAGCTGATCTtcaaaaaatgaagaaagagCAG gAGGAGGCACAAAGAAAGCGACTTGAAACTTTAAAGCTAGAAAGGCAAAAAAGAATTGCTGCTAAGGGTGGTACCAGTGGGGTGAAAGCATTCACACCCTCACCTCAGGCTAAACAATTACACACTAAAACTTCTCCAGCAACTAATAGAGCATCAAAGTTCAGTGATTCAGAGCCTGGATCGTCGTCCCCATTGCAAAGATCCAAAGTCCGAACTTCAGTTGGGTCAGGTGTGTTGAATAAAACCTCTAAGGCTAGTGTATTAAGTGAGGGTAGCCAAAAGGCAGGGAATAGGTTAATCAGGTCTGCAACTTCGTTGTCTGAGACAAAAAGAGAAACCAATGGCATAACACCCGAGCCTAAGGCCTCCATGTCTCGGATTAGAAGGTTATCAGATCCCAAAACAGTCACCAACTCTCCTGTAATCGCAATGAAAGCCCGAAGTGCTGAAGCGGTATTAAAGCGAAAGTTGCCAGATGGCCCTGAGAGGAACAAAGTATCTGCTATTATCAACCTTGACCGAAGGAAGGCTGCAACTCTACCTGAATTGAAGATCAAAACAGGGAAGTTGCCTGTGAATGCTGATGAGACCATATCAAAAGTGAAGGAAGGACAGAAGGTAATTGGAGCAAGGCCTTCTGTAGCTCCAGAAAAGGCTGAACTAAATGCAAAGATCTGCAATCAAACACGTGAACTTGACATAGATGAGAACCCTATAGTTGAGAAGACTGTTGTTGTCCTTGAGTCTGAGAAGCCTTCTGCTCCAACACTAAAATCACTGGAAAGAAAGCTGGAG GTAAAGAGTTCCTACTCGGAGAAGGATGCTCCAAACTTTGCCAGCAATAGTGCTTCTGAACCACCTTATAGGGCCACTCATGCTCGTGCCTCCTCTTTGGAAGACCCTTCCACTCACCGTACAGAGTATGGCAAGGCACCATTAGCAAGTTCAGCAATGCCTCCAAGAGCTGAAGAAACTCTTAAAGCACATGTACTTGATGTGAAAGCCCTCAAGATGGAGATAAATCAAGTACATTCAGAGAAGACGTCCACAAAAGAATCATCTAAAGGTTTGAGGAGGCTGTTGAAATTTGGAAAGAAGAATCACTCATCATCAGTAGATCGAAGTGTTGACTCAGA